AGACATAGCCGTTCATTTTTTCTTGATTAATTACCTGAGCACTACATCAACTCCCAAATTTTGAAGTGCCTTCCATATTTTTCCTCTTTCCCGTTGTTCGAACTTATGGAAAGGCGCAGCCACATAATCGCTGCATATTCCGAGTAGACTGAGAGCACATTTCAGACCTTTCAGGTAACTGGACCCATGTTGCCCTACCGTATATATCGTAGCACTGATTTGCATTACTTTTTCCTGCAAACGTCTCACTTCTTCCATATCTGCATTCTTCGCAGCGTTGTATAAGCTCACATACAATTCGGGGAACATATTCGCACCACCGTTTACGCCGCCATGAGCCCCCAGCAGTACGGATTCCGCCATAATTTCTTCCGGTCCCACCAGCATCGAGAAATCCGGATTATCTTTCATGGCATACATCACCGACTGGAAATAAACCGTATTTGCCGAACTGTCTTTAAAACCGATTACGCCGGGATTCTCCGCTATCCGCTGAATCGTAGCCGGTGCAAAGTTCACCTTTGTATGAGTCGGCATATTATACAAGAATAATGGTAACGGCAACTGAGGCAGCAGATGCTCATAAAACTCG
This sequence is a window from Bacteroides thetaiotaomicron VPI-5482. Protein-coding genes within it:
- a CDS encoding dihydrodipicolinate synthase family protein, whose translation is MNNKMNIPLSGIIPPLVTPLLDDDVLDVEGLQRLIEHLIAGGVHALFVLGTTGESQSLSYKLRMEMIKNTCRIAKGRLPVLVCISDTSIVESVNLACLAADHGADAVVSAPPYYFATGQPELIEFYEHLLPQLPLPLFLYNMPTHTKVNFAPATIQRIAENPGVIGFKDSSANTVYFQSVMYAMKDNPDFSMLVGPEEIMAESVLLGAHGGVNGGANMFPELYVSLYNAAKNADMEEVRRLQEKVMQISATIYTVGQHGSSYLKGLKCALSLLGICSDYVAAPFHKFEQRERGKIWKALQNLGVDVVLR